The Thermotoga sp. SG1 genome includes a window with the following:
- a CDS encoding FmdB family zinc ribbon protein, which yields MPMYRYVCEECGYETTVMHGINESPEVTCEECGARMKRTIGRVGIIFKGSGFYITDSRRSERKKETATSSEKKD from the coding sequence ATGCCAATGTACAGATACGTGTGTGAAGAATGTGGGTACGAAACAACGGTCATGCACGGAATAAACGAGTCCCCAGAAGTTACCTGTGAAGAGTGTGGTGCCAGGATGAAAAGAACGATAGGAAGAGTGGGGATCATATTCAAGGGAAGTGGTTTTTACATCACGGACTCGAGGAGAAGTGAAAGGAAAAAAGAGACGGCGACCTCCTCCGAAAAGAAGGATTAA
- a CDS encoding SPW repeat protein, producing MTVKGWITFIFSIWLIVSALIPGISGSKGANLANFLIVGIIFLITGLTSLKDSRVPAWVVLLTGIWLIISAFIPGITGSRGAAIANGIIFGVLDLVLSFYLRKRKEQTS from the coding sequence ATGACCGTGAAGGGATGGATCACCTTCATCTTTTCCATCTGGTTGATCGTCTCAGCCCTGATACCTGGAATTTCGGGATCCAAGGGAGCAAACCTAGCGAACTTCCTGATAGTGGGTATCATCTTTCTGATCACAGGGCTGACCAGCCTGAAGGACTCCAGAGTACCGGCGTGGGTCGTTTTGTTAACAGGAATCTGGCTCATCATCTCCGCTTTCATACCCGGTATAACCGGATCTAGAGGAGCTGCTATCGCAAACGGCATCATCTTCGGCGTTCTGGATCTAGTTCTTTCGTTCTATCTCAGGAAGAGAAAGGAACAGACCAGTTGA
- a CDS encoding diguanylate cyclase domain-containing protein, with translation MKTVLIVDDSKFWRLVVSDIVRKIEKDAKVVLAENGTEGLQKALRNRPDYFIIDYNMPDFSGIYLSVVLREFEMFKNSGIAILTGSSDTVNQFWAERSGANVFIDKGKKEEIEDSLRAFLEKPFRSNKSCELEEFGNVFQIVENRLKREMLEKEILSYLRFTRDERYVVSLLGILFRYFSGFGAFRVLLLSTSEGRVYSLGKPVKKELLRDYLLSRMERPTSPSFWSFHGVFSEEGKPSEHSFHFVVKDENTELGVLLFEDVENQYLLNIALKNSASSLSVLFRNLNDFRDYMVASETDSLTQLLNKRAIMKFLEETLRRRERVAVAMLDIDDFKRINDTFGHPVGDEVLKVISKAMREIVSNGKVGRYGGEEFMIVFETGDRDLVEDTMNRIMESVRNFDWRRIFKVERKVTLSGGVAFSDENSSPAELVEEADKKLYEAKRSGKNRFVI, from the coding sequence ATGAAAACGGTTCTCATAGTCGATGACAGTAAATTCTGGAGACTTGTGGTTTCCGACATTGTGAGAAAGATTGAAAAGGATGCGAAGGTTGTGCTGGCGGAGAACGGAACGGAGGGGCTTCAAAAAGCATTGAGAAACAGGCCAGATTATTTCATTATCGACTACAACATGCCTGACTTTTCTGGAATCTATCTCTCCGTTGTTCTGAGAGAATTCGAGATGTTCAAAAATTCCGGAATAGCAATTCTTACGGGTTCTTCCGATACGGTGAACCAGTTCTGGGCTGAAAGAAGTGGTGCCAACGTCTTCATCGACAAGGGAAAAAAGGAGGAGATCGAAGATAGTTTGAGAGCTTTCCTGGAGAAACCCTTCAGATCGAACAAAAGCTGCGAACTGGAAGAGTTTGGAAACGTTTTTCAGATAGTTGAGAACAGGTTGAAGAGAGAAATGCTGGAAAAAGAGATTTTATCGTATCTGAGATTCACCAGGGACGAAAGGTACGTCGTCTCCTTACTGGGAATTCTATTCAGATACTTTTCTGGATTCGGTGCGTTCAGAGTTCTTCTTCTTTCAACGAGTGAAGGAAGAGTTTATTCTCTTGGGAAGCCTGTGAAAAAGGAACTCTTGAGGGATTATCTCCTTTCCAGGATGGAAAGGCCAACTTCCCCTTCCTTCTGGTCGTTTCATGGGGTGTTCAGTGAGGAAGGGAAACCCTCTGAGCACAGCTTTCATTTTGTCGTGAAAGATGAGAATACAGAACTTGGTGTTCTTCTCTTTGAAGACGTGGAAAATCAGTATCTTTTAAACATTGCCCTGAAAAATTCGGCTTCCAGCCTGAGCGTCTTGTTCAGAAATCTGAACGACTTTAGAGACTACATGGTCGCTTCGGAGACTGACTCTCTCACCCAATTGCTGAACAAGAGAGCGATCATGAAATTTCTCGAAGAGACACTCAGAAGAAGAGAAAGAGTGGCTGTTGCCATGCTGGATATCGATGATTTCAAAAGAATAAACGACACCTTTGGCCATCCCGTCGGTGATGAGGTACTGAAGGTTATCAGTAAGGCAATGAGAGAAATTGTTTCAAATGGCAAAGTTGGAAGATACGGTGGAGAAGAGTTCATGATTGTATTTGAAACTGGTGATCGTGATCTGGTTGAAGATACAATGAACAGGATCATGGAAAGTGTCCGAAACTTCGACTGGAGGAGGATTTTCAAAGTAGAAAGAAAAGTTACACTGAGTGGTGGAGTGGCCTTTTCTGATGAGAACTCGTCTCCTGCTGAATTGGTGGAAGAAGCTGACAAAAAGCTTTATGAAGCCAAACGTTCCGGGAAAAATCGCTTCGTGATATAA